From Canis lupus baileyi chromosome X, mCanLup2.hap1, whole genome shotgun sequence:
AATGGTACAGTGAAAACATTTGTATGAAAGCTCTtaagactgattgattgattcattcattcattgagagacacagagagaggcagagacataggtagaggaagaagtaggctctctgcagggagccagatgagggactcaatcccaggagcctgggatcaggacctgagccaaaggtagacaatcactgagccacccaggtgccctgtatgaAAGTTCTAATATCCTGTTCCTgactaaaacattttaattccatggaaaatactgtatgactccatCTTAATCATGTAATATACCATACATATACACATcacaaaaagattaaaagttGCTTCTGTGTTCAGTACTCTGTCCCTCTTCCAGTAATGCAATCTAGCATTATCAATACAATCCCagaatcaaaaaattttttaCGAAGATTATAATTTATTATCTCTGCAGAAAGAGGAAGTTATTAATAAACACCCTCAAAGGGAACCACCAAAGTAAAAAGATCAAATTAAGAGTTAAAGATAAATACTATCACTTACCAATAAGTCGGGGTTCTGAAGTAAAGTCTCTTGGGGGTACTGGAATTTTCTTCACTATGTACTCACAGACAACTTCAATATTGTATTTCAGCTGAGCAGAAATTGGAATAATAGGAGCTCCTTCTGCTACTGTGCCTATACAAAATTCAGCAAGATTAAGACTCTTTAGTTTTACAAACATGATCTTTCTGTTACATCAGTTAAGATAACCAAAACAGATGCCTAAACATCCACAAATGTCAGCAACAGATGCAAAGTGCTAATTCTGTTTAGAAAGGTAGCAGCATTCTGTTTTTACTCATAAAAATGAATACTAGTCCCTTTTCGgaaaaaagttgttaaaatatattaacacatatatttaatatactaaaATAGTAACTGTCTAAAGGAATAAAACACTAACACTCCTGGGAAAAAGCACTTTACTAGTTGAAACATTTCTAATAACATGTAATTAACCCCCCCAATAAATGTCAGGGTAAAATTACAGACTCTTTGCTAATCAAAGACTACTGGCTTATATAATATTTGCTTCCTATTAATTATATGTTAAACAGGTTGGTCAAAGAAATGGACCAAACATAATTAGTTTTTAATCAAAATGACTTATTCTTTTCATCGTGACAGAACTAGGTTCATTAGAGTCAACCCTTCCAACAAGGCTTAGAGAGAATTGTCAACAATAGCATGCATCATGTCTTCCCTAAAATGAAAAACCCTATGCTGTTAGAGAAATGAACACTAGGAAGATTTAATATATCATTGTCAGTTCCAAAGATCAAAGTACTCAGTAAGAATAGTCTAAGACTTAAGTTTTTTCAAAAGATGCTTCTGTTCATTAAGGACTTTTTCCCTAAACTAACAGTTTCCAGAATATAACTTCAGTTCTTTCAGTCagcaaaaatatactttaaactttcaattataaaataagtcactgaaaaaaaaagtcactgggatgaaatgtacagcatagtgaatacagtcaataatattttaacaattttgttgTTACAGAcggtaactacacttattgtcAGGAGCACTGCATAATGCACAGAATTACCAGAACTGTCCAATCAGTacgttgtacacttgaaactaacacaAGAGTAcatcaactacacttcaataaaagaaaatattctagatATATCTGGATGAAAAAATGTATGCGCTTTAGTTTATCAAATTCACAAACACAGATCTCACTAACTGTGAAACTGGTTACGAAGTGGTAGGTAGAGAAATAGGTTTTAAGATCCATAAACTTCTCTATTTCAGATAGTCTCTTTTAGTAAAAGTTAATTTAACATCTGGTATCTGGATTAAATACCTCTCAAAGTGATTCATAGATTTATTACAGATTATGGCTTCTTACCTTGTACAAATGCAAGGATCTGTTCATACTGTTCCTTAGCCTGACTTTCTTTTAccaaatcaattttattttgtaaaattaaaatatgcttcaGTTTCATGATTTCTATAGCAGCCAAGTGTTCAGAAGTCTGAGGTTGAGGACAAGACTCATTACCAGCtagatgatgaaaaataaaaaagatgcatGAGAATTAActggaaatatccagaataggcaaatccatagggaCAAAAAGctgattagtggttgccaggagctgggggaaggACACAGCGTagagtgactgcttaatgggcatgaggtttccttttggggtaatgaaaatgttctggaaccagaAAATGGTGATGCTTGTAGAACACTGtcaatgtacttaatgtcactgagttgtacaccttaaatagtTGTaacggtaaattttatgtatattttactacttaaaaaaagCTTACCTGGTATCTAATAAAGGAAACTTTTGCATGTCCTAGCTATACCAGCAAAAGTCCTACATATCACTTCCAAGTGTCCACCTTTTGTCCTTGTTTAACACTCTGTGCCTGCATTCACTGGAGTCTTCAGATAATTTGGCTCTCATCCCTGGTGCTAAGCAAGCAGCTTGGAATCAACAAGTTTGGCACCCCAGGGTCTGCCCCTAGCCTTTGCTCAGGTAGAAGGTATACCCTCTGGCTGTATCCAGTCTTAGAGATGTTATGGCCCAGTTAAGCTCCTGAGAGGCAGAGAATAATTAAGAGAAGacactacagggatccctgggtggcgcagcggtttggcgcctgcctttggcccagggcgcgatcctggagacccgggatcgaatcccatatcaggctcccggtgcatggggcctgcttctccctctgcctgtgtctctgcctctctctctctctctctgtgactatcataagtaaataaataaaaattaaaaaaaaaaaaagagaagacactaCAGTCTGTGAATTTCAACTACTACCAAAGGGTACTCCCTAACAAAACGAGATAAGAACACTAGAAGTAAAGTGTTCTTTATACTCCTTCATTGTGTACTTGTATTGGAATTCAGAACTCTATCCTGGTAGGAAAGCACCGAAGCATGTGGGGGAAGCGAGACATTCTGGAATGAAGCATGTAGCtatatgggggggaggggagagggctgcCTGAAAAACATGGTCTATGGGAATGACAAGCAGGGATggtttttatgtgtctttttatttttgtaaaaaggaaAACTTGGAAAGACGGAGAGAATACATTTTATATCtggatttttccaaataaagatgGCTATGGTAATGGTGGGTGGGGTAGGATGGGGGGGGGGACCTAGAGTAAGGCTAGAACAGTGTATTATTAAGAAATTGGCATGTTTTCTTGGGCCCTCCAACAATCATCTTCCCCAGGCAGTGATGTTCAGGTGTCCTACACTATCTACTTGGCATCCTTTCAAAAATTATGTCCCAtaggttagcatctgccttcagctaaggtcataacaccagagtcctgggacccagccccacgtcaggctccctgctcattggggagcatgcttctccttctcctccctgctctcgatctctctctctcaaataaataaaatcttttaaaaattttaataaaaaaataaaataaataaaaattatgtccCATTAGCAATGAAATCTGACAGATCACATAAGGAATGTAGTACAACTCTAGCTTTGAAAAttccaatgagaaaaaaaaaaagaaaatcccaatgAGGTCTACACtttagcactttattttttttacactttagCACTTATTGTAAATGAGATTTGCATCCAAATAAAACCACTATACGTAACTATTGCAGTGgacaaaaaatatacatacattcatacaCAAATTTAAAACTAGAATAATAAATCATCTCATGTGATCTAGGTGGGAAAAATGCACTActgactttaatttaaaatatatactaactgggatgcctgggtggctcagcgcctgcctttggcccagggcatgatcctgaagtcccaggatcaagtcccatatcgggctccctgcatggagcctgcttctctctctgcctgtgtctctgtctctctctctgtgtgtctctcattaataaataaataaaatctttaaatatatatatataaatatgcttaGTTATTTTATGATACCTGATAGGCAGGGATGTCATCATGGATGACATGTTAGCTCCCATTTGTATCGCTCTTAGGTAATGGATATGGCCCTTAATGGCCTTAGTTCCCctttaaatataacattttggATTTGCTCCACATTGATTTGTCAAAACCAATTCTGATATATTTACCTATCAACAGAAGAGCTGCATCCATCACTGCTGCACCGTTTAGCATAGTAGCCATCAAAATATCATGGCCAGGACAGTCAACAAAGGAAACATGTCTAGCAATTAAGAAATAACGATTAGTCCTAAGATCAATTCacatttcaaaagatagaaatccCCAAATCCAATCAAAATGAATATGGTATAGAATATAGTATAGAAAATATACTAGAAATGTCACCGATTTGAAAGCTAAAACAGTGTTTACAGAATGGGCAATGCCATCTGAAAAAATGATTTGTAAAAAATTCCTCTAGCACCTTGAAAAGCTGGAACTGCCAATCTGAAGTAGAGATGGCAGTACTATTTTAGCAAAACTGCTACTTACtgaaaatcactatttttaaagaatgtatgcTCACATTGTTATGATCTAAAAAGGGGTTAGCAAACTAAAGCCCTTAGGCCAAATCTGGCCTATGCCCACTCAAGCATATATTATTTGCATCTGCTTTCATAATACAAAGGCAGAGATGAGTAGCCTCTTCCCAGTGCCACCTGGGGACCAGAAGTAGGGTGAAGCCAAGTGAGATATTTGCTTTAGGGGTAAAATTTAAGGGAGTGACAAAAAACTCACTaatcaagataaatatttaaacttaaaaacaaaattaatgccAAAAATTTCATGATAAGCAAAATACCAAAATTAACTTAACAATGTCACACTGAGCCCAAAATAGTGATACTGAAGCAAGAGGAAAAAGATCCGTGATTTTgagcttgtctttttttaaacaaacgaTATTTTATGACAATTCTTTGCATCATTTTCAAAAAGCACCACCTCGAAATACTGTTTACtgaggtttttgggtttttgttgttgttgttgttgttttggattttttctcttatattctgGGCCCAAGGCAAGGGCCTCACTCACCTCTACCCAGTCCCAGCATTGCCCCAATGTAAAAAATTTCCTTGTGGGCCATCCCCAAACCCCAGTAACATCATTAGGTAGAAGCTATATCCTCTGATAAAGAACCAGGATATGAATCACATTCAAAAAATAGATAGGCAACAAAAACATTCAGCAATTAGTTTCATTACAACGTGTTTTTTGAAATAGATCACCTGACTAATTTAAAATTCCCTTTGGTCCCTGGAATGTCTGTAGGAAATTCATCTGGTGTACTACTTCCACAGGATCTGTAACATTCTGGCCGAGGACAACTTGGGTCGTCAAgtttataaatctaaaaattcCAACGAAGAAAATATTCGAACTTGTTATCTGCACATTTAATAATCAAAGTTATTTCTAGTTCCACAGTACACAGCTCACCTTAGCATTAGCATATCCAAGCTTGATTGTAATATTTCTTTCTAGTTCATTTTTGAACCTGACAGTGTGAACTCCAGAAATAGCTTTTACAACTGTGGATTTCCCATGAGCCACATGACCAATTGTACCTATAGACAAAGTTTAAGAAATTAATTCATGTGCATTCAATTACACCAAATACTATTTCAAAAAGCATTGGAGTACAAAATCCAAAGCTATAACTTACTATAAATATCAATGTAAAAGAGTGACTTCAATTTTTCCTCCTTCATATTCTTTCCTACTAAAACCTTATTCTGGTACAGGACTGAATGGAACTTTCCATGTAATGACAATCTCATTCAAAAACTACACTCagtcctagagacccaggatcgagtcccacgtcaggctccctgcatggagcctgcttctccctgtctctaataaataaattaaaaatcttaaaaaaaaaaaacaaaaacaaaaaaactacagtCAGTATAGTAAGTTATTCATCTTATGTTTCCAATCACATAAAAGACTGccttcatttaaaataaacacttCACAAGAAAGAATCCTGTATACTAAGGAACTTTACAGCATAACCAGAGCAAAGTAAGTAGGTATGAGTCCTGatacaatcaaaaagaatctatgaaaacaggaaaacaaccCAGGTTTAATTATGGTAATGCTATCAAGGATAGCATATATCTTATAGCTTTTTAATAACCTGATGGCAGAGCTTTACTATTAACTAGATTTGATTGTGCTGTCTGTACAGGTTGTCAAATACCCTAAATTTACACTCAGTCAACATATCTTCTTCTGTAAAGTTCTAGATGGCAATTGTGGGCAGGGGGGACCCTTCTACTTATTAATAGCTTATATACcaaataaaactttagaaaattatGCCTTTGCAATAACCCTGTATGGCAAGTACCACATTTTCATCTCTTCTGCTACATAGGACTACACCTTGCCTTATGCTACTaaaattttcatgtgtctgtattttttcttttcacctaGACATAAACTAAGCATGAACAATATGTGCTTCCCACAAAATCTGGCAGGTCCTTTGCTCACACAGGCTCAATGTCTATTTCCTGAATGTCTGTGACCTCACAAAATTCAGGTAATCACACAAAGGGAGAAGTTAAAATTCCTCGTCCTGATCAAGCAAGTCAGGTCATCAAGTTATTCTTATCTTACCTATATTAATTGTGGCTTGTCTGCTGATAACTTCGTGTGAAAGTGGAGTCAACTTGGTAACATCCTacaatgaaacatttttattttaaatcgcTGTACATAAGACAAATCACAGCTTTTCCTTTGACTTTACATTTGCTACCCACAGCTTGCCACCATGTGAACAGCTCTCCTCTACTCCCTAAAGCACTTTTCCTGCAAAAGTGCTTTCTTGTACTGATGACTAGGAAGCCCTAAAAGCCCTTCATCGGTTCAGGAGACTACACCTCCACTCACTATGGGAGATGAGAAAGCCCGAGACCCCCCAACCTCCCACTTTGACAGTATTAGCACTGAGGATGATGTAGATACTCCCTTCCCAGATCTTCAGAAGCAAAAGCCTTAGTAACACTTAGCATTAGGCCTTTCCAGCCGAATCCGTCAGGGGTTTGAGGTCCCACAACCTCATATCCCCACGCAAAGCTCGCGCGGACGTGCCGAGGTGCAAGCGGCGGCATCAGCACGGTTTAGGGCGCCCCAGTCCGAATCTCCCTAACACATGCTCCCGACATCCCGGCACTGCCTCGTCTCCACGCCTCCCGGGAGGCTCGATCATCCATTTCTGAGTTCACTCCGCATCCCTGCAGAACGTAACCTTACCAAGGTGGCGAGATCCTGGCGAGAAAGGTGCGGCTGCCCCAGAGTCACTCCAGCCTCGCCCCCCGCCATCTTGCTCCGAGAGGAAGGAAGTCGCCTCAGTCGCTGCCTGACCGAAAGCAGGTCCCCTTGTGTGGGGCGGGGAAACGGAGGGCGGGAAGGCCGACTAGGGCCCACGCCTGGGAAAAGAGGGGAGCCGGTGCAGCAGGGGCCTCGCTGCTTGGACTTCTCTCCGCTTGGGTTTACGCAGTGCCTGCCTGAAGACTCACTAAAAAACAGGAGGCAAAGTTTCGGAATCCATACGCTGCTGCCCTGGCGGATATTTGTGTAGGCAACGCTAAGGGCAGCCCCAAAAAAGACCCTTTGCTAGGCGGGTGATGCAACCGCCAAGCGCGCTGGCGAGGGAGAAGCCATTTCCGGTTCCCGTAGGGATGGCCGGAAGTTTCCTGGAACCTGGGAACGTtctcgcggggggcgggggggtgaggCTAGACGGAGGGGCTGTCCATCTTTACTGATTTCCATAATTTAATAAGGCGAGATCGGCTCGGGGTGCGGCTCGCCTGTAATGGCCACGCTGGCAGCGCTCATGGCCCTGCGCGTCACCTGGCGGGTGGCGGGGAGGGCGCCCTCGCGCGGAGGTTTCATGAAATGGTCAGAGGCCCAGGGATGGGAAGAGCCAAGTCCCTAACTTGTTCTCAGAGACAGGTTTCTAGGGCCCGGGAGGCGGGTCCATGGTGGCTCTAAACTGCACAGCATAGAGTTAACATAGGATAGAAGCGAAGTGTTGTAAAAGCGCCCAAGaaggtttgcttttgttttaagccCATACAGGAAAACTAACTTCTTTAATGGAAAAATTTCCATCCAAtcggtattttaaaatttaaagacttcGGGGACTTTACTTTTTTTCACGAGGTATCAAAAAGAAGCCGAGTAATTTTTGTTTCTCCCCATGCATTTCTACACTTATACAAATTTTCTGTCATGAACAGCTGTTCATTTCTAGCCAGCAAAAAATGTAAGGAGAAGCGACTAAGAATTTAGATTACCTGTGTTTATTGAATACTTAAGTAAGATTAAAAGGAATATAGGTTTTCTATTACGTAAGTTTTAGGTTACAACAGTTTACCTaaaataggaaattttatttCAGCAAGTGCATTCATTGGTTAAGTGATGGTAGAGAACTGTGCAATGTATTGTATTTGAATGGAagcatttatttcctaaatttagCGACTTATAAATTTGTAAGtttataaatttagaatttatcTTACATTCTAAATAGTTATACCAGCCAATTCAGGAAACCTAttgaggtgataaaaatgtagaaatgtcAACTCATTAcgctatacacctgaaactaatgtaatattgtatgtcaactataatgAAAGATAAATGTTGAactagtggtgatggttgcacaactttgtgaatatactaaaaaccaatgaATTGTATGGTTTAAAAGAGTGAATcttgtggtatgtgaattatatatcaatgaaaaataaaattcattgatAATGAATAGAACATAATATGCTTTATTGTCAAACGTATCCTGGAAGTGGAAATGTCACAAGaaataatgttattaaaaattataaatattggcACTGACttaataggtatttattttatttatttattttatttaaccctcacaacaatCCGATGAAGTAGATAGTATTACCCcatttttacaggtgaggaaagtgGGTCCTTGAAAGATTATATAACATGCCCACAGTCCCACAGCTTCTAAGTAGCAGAACTGGAATTCATAGGCAATTACAAGCATACTCTTTTTAAAGAGTCGGCTTTGAGGTAAAGCTTGCATACCATGAAATTCACTCACTTTAAATATACAAGTCAGTGATTTTAGTAAATGTACAGAGCTGTGTAACCACAGTCCAAATTTTGAATATTTCCCTCACCCCAAAGAGACCCCTCATGTCTACCTGCTGTTAATCCCCCTTCCCATCTCtggccccaggcaaccactaaagATCTTTGTCTCTACAGACaatttctggacatttcacataaatggaagcATATAATGTTGttttttgcatctggcttctcaCACTGAGCATAGtggttttgagattcatccatgttataatAATTCCATCACATGGGCATATCACATTTTGTTAAtcctttcatcagttgatggatatttggattgtttgcacttttggctattgtgaataatactgctatgaacgttggtgtacaagtttttgttgtgaataatgctatgaacatttctgtacacatttttatgaaaacatgttttcattgCTCTTGGTAAATATCTAGCTGTCCAATTGCTGAGTGCAATGGTAaatctatgtttaacattttgtggAACAAACttttctaaagtggctgcaccattcattcctaccagcaatcTATGAGGGCTCTAgtttctccacatgctcaccaatgcttgattctgttttttttttctttttattgcagacATTATAATAGGtgcagttttcatttgcatttctctaatgactaatgatgtgttgagcatcttttcatgtacttattagccattcacatttcttttttttttaagattttattttattcatgagacacacacacaaagagagagagagagagagaggcagagacacaggcagagggagaagcaggctccatgcagggagcccgacatgggactcgatcccgggtctccagaatcacactctggactgaaggcggtgccaaaccgctgagccacccgggctgcccgccatTAACATTTCTTCGGTAAAAAAGCTATTCCAGCCCATTCTTAAATTGGgttacttattttcttattattgagttgcaAGAGTTCTTTATAAAGTCTGGATACAAGTTTCTATCAGATACattatttgcaaacattttctgccAGTCTGTCGcttctcttttcactttcttttaagattttatttatttgacagaatgagagagcaagtgcgcaggcagagggagacagagaagcaggctccccactgagcaaaaagccctacatggggcttgatcccaggaatctgggatcatgacccaagccaaaggcaggcacttactatctgagccacccaggtgctccagtctttgcattttcttaatggtatcttggaagagcaaaagtttttaactttgataaagtccaatttatttcttcatttatgaatCATGCTTTTGGTATCATTATTTAAGACTGCTTTACCTAGCTGAAGTTCACGAAGATTTACTtctagggtgtttttttttttttttttttttttaggttttctttttaaagattgatagttttggaatgcctgggtggctcagtggttgagcgtctgcctttggttcagtgcatgaccccagggtccgtGGATCAAGtcttgcactgggctccctgtggggagcctgcttctccctctgcctgcgtctctgcctttccctctgtgtctctcatgaataaataaataaaatctttaaaaaaatattgatagttTTAGCGCTTATATTTAGgcctatgatctattttgagttaattattgTGTAAAGTGTGAGGAAAGAATTTAACTCCATCCAAAAGTTTAAATCTTTTTACATGCAATTGTCCCACCACTAATTGTTGAAAAGACAGTCCCTTCCCTATTGAATTGCCTTGGCATTGTTGTATAAAATAAACTGACCATAAAAGGGGGTTTTCTGGACTCTAAATACTCTTCCATTATCTATATGTCCATACTTAtgccagtaccacgctgtcttgatttctgtagttttatagtacattttgaaattgaaaagtgTAAGTCTCTCAACtatgttctttttcaaaactgttttggcCCTTCTAGagtttttgcatttccataaaaaTTTCAGGATCAGCCTGTCAATTTCTGCCAAAAAAGcgggggacgggggtgggggggaagcctACCGGGTTTTTATATGGATTgttttgaatctgtagatcaatttagGGAGAATCACCATTTCAACAGTATTGAAACTTCAATCCCACAGGGCTATCCTGCCTTACCTATACTTAGCATTGCAACGCCCCTCACCAAAACAGTGCTGT
This genomic window contains:
- the EIF2S3 gene encoding eukaryotic translation initiation factor 2 subunit 3, whose translation is MAGGEAGVTLGQPHLSRQDLATLDVTKLTPLSHEVISRQATINIGTIGHVAHGKSTVVKAISGVHTVRFKNELERNITIKLGYANAKIYKLDDPSCPRPECYRSCGSSTPDEFPTDIPGTKGNFKLVRHVSFVDCPGHDILMATMLNGAAVMDAALLLIAGNESCPQPQTSEHLAAIEIMKLKHILILQNKIDLVKESQAKEQYEQILAFVQGTVAEGAPIIPISAQLKYNIEVVCEYIVKKIPVPPRDFTSEPRLIVIRSFDVNKPGCEVDDLKGGVAGGSILKGVLKVGQEIEVRPGIVSKDSEGKLMCKPIFSKIVSLFAEHNDLQYAAPGGLIGVGTKIDPTLCRADRMVGQVLGAVGALPEIFTELEISYFLLRRLLGVRTEGDKKAAKVQKLSKNEVLMVNIGSLSTGGRVSAVKADLGKIVLTNPVCTEVGEKIALSRRVEKHWRLIGWGQIRRGVTIKPTVDDD